The region ACGCGTACGGATAGGTTAAGAAAGCTCTAAAGAGATGCTTGCTGTCGaacattcattttaataattttatctctttCTGAGTAATTGAAATATTTGCAAGGAACGCACAGCATATCATAAGAACACATTccttctccctccctccctatCTATCCATCTATCTCGGTGAAAAAATTAATCTACGGAGAGATCGAGGTAGTCTCGTTCGTACTGTCCTAATCAATTAGTTTTCGACGTGATCGTGTTTTAGTGGACCTTTTGGTCTAATAAAACTAATTCTTTGCCCCCACATTTCTAATGAATTCctagtggattttctttttttctttcttgctctCTGATGTCATCTACAGTCCCCTTAagaaggaagaaggaaaaacGTAACATGCTATGTAACTCAAAGAGCCCAAAAACTGCATAGTTTTATGTTGAATACCCTTTTCAACGTATCATGCTATATATAACTTACATACACtgtatatttttgtgttttacagCACCTGAACTCGAAGCTACAATCAGATCTTATTGAATCTGATCCATTCAGATTCAGATCCAGCCGACTTGATCTGGTCCTATCCGATCTAATCTcaaaatttagaattatgacgtgttttaattaatatttttatatcgttttgatatgctaatatcaaaaataatttttaaaaaataaaaaaatattattttaatgtatttttaagtaaaaaaacactttaaaaagtaatcacAGTCAAGctatccaaaattaaaatttgaatatttcttCTATTGTGTGCAGACTTGGAAAAATACTAAtaccctttttattatttttcaaattgacaaaaacaacTAATAACAATTCAATATTATAATCAGTTCCTCCGTAGAAAATgtaatattgataaaaataattaatgaccttaaaaaagaaatcaacgtTAGGCTTAACTACTTTGTTTGTttccttgaaaacaaaattgtgTATGCTTCCAGAAATTTGATAGTTCTTAGCCCCTGGTAAAAGGAGATTTTCGGAATTTGTCAGTACTGTAAATGTACGAGTCTTCCTAAGCTGTCTTGCCTTGTAGAAATTGGCTTCCTACTCACGACATGTTACCCAACCAATTCCATATCCAACGTTTTTCATTCATCTATACAGCCAATTGCTTAGTTCATTGCAAAGactaaacctttattttttttttttagtagggTGATAGATaccaatttttaaaataatatttattgagataattttatattttatatattaataaaaatacgaTTTAACTATAATACCAAAAGATGTCTAAATATTGCTGTTTCGAATAATGTTTTCATAGAATTACTTTAAGTTTCTATTACATGACATGGGAATGGTAAGATTCTTTTAAATACTGTAGACATAATATTCTTGCCAGGTCGAGTATTTGAAATAGCCTACCGcccttttatttttagctcATGTTCTTACAGGACCAAACAGGTCACACGCTTAACCCTTGACTCCATTCTTCTCTTGctgtaacaaaaacaaatgacatGTTACATTTCTGATGTCTGTCAGGTCCCATTTTGTTACAGTTTCTGATACAGGCCTGCTGTTGTCTCCCACCCAattaataattgtttatttCCAATAAATGACAAAAATCCACGGTGTGGAATTGGAGTTAAACAAGTCAACAAATACACAGTGATGGAAAAAatttgacaattaaaaaaaaagaaaggcaaaaaagaaaagccGCAACCATTAACGAAGTGATTTCAAACTGGGAGTGACATCATGTATGGATTTAATTACATAAGCTTGACACTTGACTCCGTTAAAATAAATGCCatttttctctatatatattCCTTCATCTCGCTTTATGTTAAACTAAACTCACATAGCAGCAGCAATTAGCTCCTCTCTGCCTCCATCTCCCTTCTCCATTTCTCTCTGATTAAGTATGGATATGCTTCAGAAACCTGCAGCAATATCACCAGTCAAAGCTCCCTCACAATTCTCCTGCTCcccgtcttcttcttcttcaccacCTTCTTGTCATCATTCTTGTCCAAGTACTTTCCCTTCTCCTTCAAAGTCTAATTCACTAAGTCTTACTTCACCTTCAGCTGCCACCCCCCCTCCTCCTCCAGTTGTTATTAGCCCTTGTGCTGCCTGCAAAATCCTTCGCCGGCGATGCGTTGACAAGTGTGTTTTAGCTCCTTATTTCCCTCCTTCTGAGCCATATAAGTTCACCATTGCTCATAGGGTCTTTGGAGCTAGCAACATCATCAAGTTTTTGCAGGTAACCATAAGACATTCTTTAGttccataagtttttttttcttggcacaAGTATCCTTCCTCCATGATGTTTGAGTCTGAGAGATTTGAATATCAAGAGAAGTTTGTTTTAATGTCTTTTCAACCTCCTTTTGTTCCACTTAAGACAGAATTGTATAAACACAAAGCAATACTTACTGTTTGGCTTGAAACAGTTATaccaaaaattgatttttcctgaaattgtaaggtttttttttaatggaaattaaAGAATGGGTATTCTAGGGACAGGTAGCTTTAGaattttatatggtttaaaCTTTTCATCCCCGACCATTTTTAGCTTTTCTCCAAATAAAGCGAAGTAGCTCGCTGCAGTGCGCGCTTCACCTGCTTTATGGAAAAAAATGATCATGACGTTGAATTGGGGCATCACTATTTCTTGACAGAAccataaggggaaaaaaaaataaggagggGCATGGCCAGATTACTTACAAGTTTAGAAAGGCAGTCGCACACTGCACAAAGAAGTCAGAACCCAAAAAAAAGTGTCCATACTAGAGGTCAATGGATGCGCTCCCTCCTCCAACACAATTTGTTTAGTGTTATAGAGAAGTCCTTCCACACCATAACTTGCACATGGGTGCAATATGCATCACCAATTCCATGGGCATGGA is a window of Populus nigra chromosome 10, ddPopNigr1.1, whole genome shotgun sequence DNA encoding:
- the LOC133705043 gene encoding LOB domain-containing protein 1-like, with product MDMLQKPAAISPVKAPSQFSCSPSSSSSPPSCHHSCPSTFPSPSKSNSLSLTSPSAATPPPPPVVISPCAACKILRRRCVDKCVLAPYFPPSEPYKFTIAHRVFGASNIIKFLQELPESQRADAVSSMVYEASARIRDPVYGCAGAISQLQKQVSDLQAQLAKAQAEVVNMQCQQANLVALLCMEMKQSQQEPILQQHQYIDTSCFLDENNLGASWEPLWT